The Nitrospira sp. genome contains a region encoding:
- a CDS encoding response regulator has product MNKLLIVDDDQMNCDLLQNVFTRLGYRVISTTSGREGLGLFRAHRPRVTLLDLRMPEMDGLTILKEIRAIDPHAPVIILGGGATEVQENQARALRATDFIRKGLSLDVLVEAVNRIAQLPPQSTSAPLQHDNGSVIQQIDESILVVDDEPLVCDLLVRFLSLRGYRALGVKDGHDALRMVEDMPPDAILLDMIMPGLPGIDVLRALREKDYSGGIIIMTGSQNEELLQEAWKLGPQEILLKPVDLERLLTAIQLVLVCREC; this is encoded by the coding sequence ATGAACAAACTCTTGATCGTGGACGACGATCAAATGAACTGCGATTTGTTGCAGAACGTGTTCACCCGCCTAGGGTACCGAGTCATCTCGACAACCAGCGGACGAGAAGGCCTTGGTCTATTTCGCGCCCATCGTCCGAGGGTCACCCTCCTGGACCTGCGGATGCCGGAGATGGACGGATTGACTATTTTGAAGGAAATCCGGGCAATCGACCCCCATGCGCCGGTGATTATCCTGGGGGGCGGCGCGACGGAAGTCCAAGAGAATCAAGCGAGAGCCCTGCGGGCTACCGATTTTATAAGGAAAGGGTTGTCACTGGACGTTCTTGTCGAAGCCGTCAATCGAATCGCACAGCTTCCTCCACAATCGACCAGCGCGCCACTCCAGCATGATAACGGAAGCGTGATTCAGCAGATCGATGAGTCGATCTTGGTGGTAGACGACGAACCGCTCGTGTGTGATCTGCTTGTCCGGTTCCTAAGCCTGCGCGGCTATCGAGCACTCGGTGTCAAGGATGGGCATGATGCTCTGCGGATGGTAGAAGATATGCCGCCGGATGCGATCCTGCTCGACATGATCATGCCCGGACTGCCGGGAATCGATGTGCTCCGTGCTCTGCGTGAGAAAGACTACTCGGGTGGCATCATCATTATGACCGGCAGCCAGAACGAAGAGTTGCTCCAAGAAGCCTGGAAGCTAGGTCCCCAGGAGATTCTTCTGAAGCCGGTCGATCTCGAACGCCTCCTGACCGCGATCCAGCTTGTACTCGTCTGCCGCGAGTGTTAA
- the ftsY gene encoding signal recognition particle-docking protein FtsY, with amino-acid sequence MRMGWFQRLSEGLGKTRHIVQQSLDRFLGRAPDQELLEDLEAALLTADLGARVVDRVMRQVSEETRGAEAKTSEGLQNVLSRSLYGILKTGSGPTLEQLINEGPRPFVILVVGVNGVGKTTTIAKIAQRVTQTGRRSLLVAGDTFRAAAIEQLQVWGDRVGAEVIRQRHGADPAAVAFDGIVAAKARKADVVLIDTAGRLHTKSNLMDELRKVKRVIGQELPGAPHEVLLVLDATVGQNALSQARQFHEAVGVTGLVLTKLDGTARGGIVVAIADELKLPLRLIGVGEGAEDLQDFNAEAFVAALFGQPASCS; translated from the coding sequence CTGAGAATGGGATGGTTTCAACGACTGAGCGAAGGACTCGGCAAGACACGACATATCGTGCAGCAGTCGCTGGATCGCTTTCTTGGACGGGCGCCGGACCAAGAGCTTCTTGAGGATCTTGAAGCGGCCCTCCTCACTGCTGATCTGGGCGCTCGGGTCGTCGATCGCGTGATGCGGCAGGTCAGTGAGGAAACACGCGGGGCAGAGGCGAAGACCTCGGAAGGGCTTCAGAATGTCCTGAGCCGGTCGCTTTACGGCATATTGAAGACGGGATCGGGGCCGACACTGGAACAGCTCATCAATGAAGGCCCCAGACCGTTTGTCATCCTGGTCGTCGGGGTGAATGGTGTCGGAAAAACGACCACGATCGCCAAGATCGCACAGCGGGTGACGCAGACTGGGCGTCGCTCACTGCTCGTAGCCGGGGATACCTTTCGGGCCGCCGCCATTGAACAATTGCAAGTGTGGGGCGATCGGGTCGGAGCGGAGGTGATTCGCCAGCGCCACGGCGCCGATCCTGCGGCAGTTGCGTTCGATGGAATCGTCGCGGCCAAAGCCAGGAAGGCGGACGTGGTGTTGATCGATACAGCCGGCCGCTTGCATACGAAGTCAAATCTTATGGATGAACTGCGGAAAGTGAAACGGGTGATTGGCCAGGAATTGCCCGGTGCCCCACATGAAGTGTTGTTGGTGTTGGATGCCACCGTCGGGCAGAACGCGCTGTCCCAAGCCCGTCAGTTCCATGAAGCGGTGGGCGTCACGGGGCTGGTTCTGACGAAGCTGGATGGGACTGCACGAGGCGGGATCGTCGTGGCGATTGCCGACGAATTGAAGCTTCCCCTTCGTCTGATCGGTGTAGGGGAAGGAGCCGAGGACCTGCAAGACTTCAATGCCGAAGCGTTTGTGGCGGCTCTGTTCGGACAGCCGGCTTCCTGCTCATAA
- the ybeY gene encoding rRNA maturation RNase YbeY: MAVYLRVSLTRLAVRQASLVHLAERVLKAAGEPKSELSLELVGDVRIRRLNREYRKQDRITDVLAFSTREAVLPGGVCPATGMLGDVVISLPTAVRQAREGGRSVDDELAMLLVHGVLHLCGYDHERSAREAARMSRRERAVLGMIAPVPCLVTGRAGRPTKDR; the protein is encoded by the coding sequence ATGGCTGTCTATCTTCGCGTGAGCCTCACGCGACTTGCCGTCCGGCAGGCTTCCTTGGTACATCTGGCCGAGCGTGTGTTGAAGGCGGCCGGAGAGCCGAAGTCGGAGTTGAGCCTAGAGTTGGTAGGGGACGTACGCATACGCCGATTGAATCGTGAGTATCGCAAGCAGGATCGAATCACGGACGTGTTGGCTTTCTCTACCCGTGAGGCCGTCTTGCCCGGAGGCGTGTGTCCTGCGACCGGTATGCTCGGCGATGTCGTGATTTCCTTACCGACTGCGGTTCGCCAAGCAAGGGAAGGCGGACGATCGGTCGACGATGAGCTCGCCATGCTCTTGGTACATGGAGTGCTTCATCTTTGCGGATACGATCATGAACGAAGTGCGCGCGAAGCGGCGCGAATGTCGCGTCGTGAACGAGCCGTTCTTGGAATGATTGCTCCCGTGCCTTGCCTCGTAACCGGGCGTGCCGGACGGCCCACAAAGGATCGCTGA
- a CDS encoding PhoH family protein translates to MRKLKLREGTNTAVLFGHHDRHLKLIEDELGVRLSARGEELTLDGLPEAVRQAERILLELASLTNEGVTLQAEDVTHALSALRRTPEASLRDVLGQSAMIVTKKRFVGPKSPTQKIYIEAIEQHDIVIGIGPAGTGKTYLAMAMAVSALMNKEVSRIILARPAVEAGEKLGFLPGDIYEKVNPYLRPLYDALFDMMDMERANRLIERGDIEIAPLAFMRGRTLNDSFVILDEAQNATAEQMKMFLTRLGFHSKVVVTGDITQVDLPTDRVSGLIQVKEILRDVEGIAFVYFDETDVVRHRLVQEIIKAYDRHQSMSGDPRSTREPGPASQRQPSNPRKSPATSPSSRDLSGSSH, encoded by the coding sequence GTGCGTAAGCTCAAATTACGAGAAGGCACCAATACCGCCGTCCTGTTCGGTCATCACGACCGACATCTCAAGTTAATTGAAGACGAACTGGGTGTACGGCTTTCCGCACGGGGTGAAGAACTTACTTTGGATGGCCTTCCTGAAGCTGTCCGTCAGGCAGAACGTATCCTCCTCGAACTCGCATCCCTGACGAACGAAGGTGTTACTCTGCAAGCCGAGGATGTGACTCACGCCCTCAGCGCCTTGCGCCGAACTCCCGAGGCTTCACTCAGAGATGTGCTCGGCCAATCGGCGATGATCGTCACGAAAAAGCGATTCGTCGGTCCCAAGTCTCCGACTCAAAAAATTTACATCGAAGCCATCGAACAGCACGATATTGTCATTGGCATCGGGCCGGCGGGGACAGGTAAGACTTATCTGGCCATGGCTATGGCAGTCAGTGCCTTGATGAACAAGGAAGTGAGTCGGATCATTCTTGCCCGGCCTGCGGTCGAGGCAGGGGAGAAACTCGGCTTCCTGCCGGGCGACATCTATGAAAAAGTGAATCCTTATCTGCGGCCTCTCTACGACGCGCTGTTCGACATGATGGACATGGAACGGGCTAACCGGTTGATCGAGCGAGGCGATATTGAAATCGCGCCGCTGGCTTTCATGCGCGGGAGAACGCTGAACGATTCCTTCGTTATTCTGGATGAAGCGCAAAATGCAACCGCTGAGCAGATGAAGATGTTCCTCACCCGGCTGGGCTTCCATTCGAAAGTGGTGGTGACCGGGGATATCACGCAGGTGGATCTGCCGACCGACCGAGTCTCGGGCCTTATTCAGGTTAAAGAGATACTTCGCGATGTCGAGGGGATCGCCTTCGTCTACTTCGATGAGACAGACGTCGTGAGACATCGACTGGTCCAAGAGATTATCAAGGCGTACGATCGTCATCAGTCGATGAGTGGTGATCCTCGATCGACTCGCGAGCCGGGTCCCGCGTCGCAGCGTCAACCCTCAAACCCACGCAAGTCTCCCGCCACCAGCCCGTCGTCTCGCGACCTCTCCGGAAGTTCTCATTGA
- a CDS encoding PilW family protein, whose product MRQLSDSRDQSQRGFTLTEIMVATAMTTAIIAAGFGALVVSQKTTRITGQVGSTQATARNAMDMITADLKLAGFGMRGLSTAVGGCHINGTPSSLVPGDNNPLGADTGPDTISMVVPMTNSITAVGPLWQVFVPVAPGTIGGIDVSIASIPLPANATTAMGNAIPGGAAALLGMPVSIGGVAGSRIQSVNPGSLTLNPAIPAPTAFGTGAQVYLLQCITYQVIPPPDALNLCQGATPCLVRGAVPAALVGLGGPPNCNQVNSGCIPIMDGVEDLQLAYACDGCDPRVNNGRPDLQPDDLNLSNQFDQADFITNRNWFGVAAPYGNRMTPSTIRLAQVNIVARQTRADQGMGEAQSTPLHTTTFPVISDHNHANGLFAPGDTASPTQQANYFQFRRRILTRTIELRNQRL is encoded by the coding sequence ATGAGACAATTATCCGATTCGCGAGACCAGAGCCAGAGAGGCTTTACACTGACGGAGATCATGGTCGCGACGGCGATGACGACGGCCATCATTGCGGCCGGGTTTGGAGCTCTGGTCGTCAGTCAGAAGACCACGCGCATAACCGGACAAGTAGGAAGCACGCAGGCAACGGCGCGGAATGCCATGGACATGATCACGGCCGATCTCAAGTTAGCCGGATTCGGGATGCGCGGTCTTTCAACGGCGGTAGGGGGATGCCACATCAACGGCACGCCTTCGTCCTTGGTCCCAGGCGACAACAACCCTCTTGGAGCAGACACCGGCCCGGATACCATCTCAATGGTTGTTCCAATGACAAACTCCATTACTGCGGTGGGACCACTGTGGCAAGTCTTCGTTCCTGTAGCACCCGGTACTATTGGAGGAATCGATGTATCGATAGCGAGTATTCCCTTGCCGGCAAATGCGACTACAGCGATGGGGAATGCGATTCCTGGTGGTGCGGCGGCGCTGCTTGGCATGCCTGTGTCAATCGGTGGCGTTGCTGGTTCAAGGATTCAGTCTGTCAATCCAGGAAGCTTGACGCTGAATCCAGCGATTCCTGCTCCCACGGCTTTTGGGACTGGGGCGCAGGTGTATTTGCTGCAATGCATCACGTACCAGGTGATTCCTCCTCCTGATGCCCTCAATCTCTGCCAGGGAGCTACCCCCTGTCTCGTCCGTGGCGCTGTTCCGGCCGCACTCGTAGGTCTTGGTGGGCCGCCCAACTGTAATCAGGTGAATTCAGGATGCATCCCTATCATGGACGGAGTCGAGGATCTGCAACTCGCCTATGCCTGTGATGGCTGTGACCCTCGTGTCAATAACGGTAGGCCTGATTTGCAGCCGGACGATCTCAATCTTTCGAATCAGTTCGACCAGGCTGATTTCATCACGAATCGAAATTGGTTTGGTGTGGCCGCACCGTATGGGAATCGCATGACACCCAGCACGATTCGGCTGGCTCAGGTCAACATCGTCGCACGTCAAACCAGAGCCGATCAAGGCATGGGGGAAGCCCAATCGACTCCACTGCATACGACCACCTTCCCTGTCATCAGCGATCACAACCACGCGAATGGGCTCTTTGCTCCTGGCGACACCGCATCTCCGACACAGCAGGCGAACTATTTTCAGTTTCGCCGGCGCATTCTGACTCGAACGATCGAACTCCGCAACCAAAGGCTCTAA
- the pilV gene encoding type IV pilus modification protein PilV, translating into MLKVRNEKGFTLAEVMISAAILGVGVMGMAAMQGVSFTKNVDANDLSIVTNVAADMMERIQSNRRFAWAYNNLDTTGPGNCLAGGIPAPLPAMPFPAIAASQAATRAIQGDCTQWRTLVLATNLLNARGTVQAAPVIPLRADSSAVQVTVRLQWNDRAAGQRARAVAFQTLIEPE; encoded by the coding sequence ATGTTGAAAGTACGCAATGAAAAAGGATTTACGTTGGCTGAGGTGATGATCTCCGCGGCCATCCTCGGTGTGGGGGTCATGGGCATGGCTGCCATGCAAGGCGTGTCATTTACGAAGAACGTTGATGCCAACGACTTATCCATTGTCACCAATGTCGCGGCCGACATGATGGAGAGGATCCAAAGCAATCGACGCTTCGCTTGGGCCTACAACAACTTGGACACCACAGGGCCGGGGAACTGTTTAGCCGGCGGGATTCCTGCTCCCCTGCCAGCCATGCCATTTCCTGCGATCGCCGCTTCGCAAGCGGCGACAAGAGCGATCCAAGGTGATTGTACTCAGTGGCGAACTTTGGTTCTAGCCACGAACCTGCTCAATGCACGAGGTACGGTCCAAGCTGCTCCTGTGATTCCACTACGAGCTGATTCAAGCGCTGTACAAGTCACAGTACGGCTTCAGTGGAATGATCGTGCCGCGGGACAACGGGCAAGAGCAGTGGCCTTCCAAACACTGATTGAGCCGGAATAA
- a CDS encoding prepilin-type N-terminal cleavage/methylation domain-containing protein — protein sequence MKQTAKPMSKLRSNESGFTLVEIAIVGAIIGIAAAVSVPSFLQMYAKHELYQATTSLYNRLVLARSSAISRNILIAATPASVPAGLDTVAFTAPLSTEILPQNVRFITPLPVNPLGFTPRGLSTTPLAVQTVQLQSTRDSNLIYTISLMPSGKVTWCRRAINPCTINETS from the coding sequence ATGAAGCAAACAGCAAAACCCATGAGCAAGCTCCGTTCAAACGAAAGTGGCTTCACTTTGGTAGAAATTGCCATAGTCGGGGCGATTATAGGCATCGCGGCGGCAGTGTCTGTTCCGAGTTTTCTTCAGATGTACGCAAAGCATGAGCTCTATCAAGCTACGACCAGTCTTTATAACCGGTTGGTCCTTGCTCGTTCTTCAGCGATCAGCCGCAATATCTTGATTGCCGCTACACCGGCGAGTGTTCCAGCGGGACTAGACACAGTGGCATTTACCGCTCCTTTGAGCACCGAAATCCTTCCCCAGAACGTACGCTTCATAACGCCCTTACCGGTGAACCCACTCGGCTTTACTCCTCGAGGGTTGAGCACCACACCCTTGGCTGTCCAAACCGTTCAGCTGCAGAGTACGCGAGACTCAAATCTCATTTACACAATTTCATTGATGCCCTCGGGAAAGGTGACCTGGTGTCGACGAGCGATTAATCCGTGCACCATCAATGAAACATCGTGA
- a CDS encoding PilZ domain-containing protein produces the protein MPARERWMTQESRKVPRFAIQLPCKFGHVAHKTEGTALNLSSQGCAITAEQLPAISTYVSLEIDLLNGEAPADIELAAVRWVSGHRCGLEFIKVAPEMLLKLKTFVSMLEQTP, from the coding sequence ATGCCGGCTCGCGAGCGGTGGATGACACAGGAATCTCGTAAGGTCCCACGATTTGCCATCCAACTTCCTTGTAAATTCGGCCACGTTGCTCACAAGACCGAGGGAACAGCCCTGAACCTTTCGTCACAGGGATGTGCCATCACGGCGGAGCAACTTCCCGCCATCTCGACTTATGTTTCTCTGGAGATTGATTTGCTAAACGGGGAGGCGCCGGCTGACATTGAACTGGCAGCCGTTCGCTGGGTCTCAGGGCATCGATGCGGGTTGGAATTTATCAAAGTTGCGCCCGAGATGCTTCTGAAGCTGAAGACGTTCGTATCGATGTTGGAGCAGACCCCTTAG
- a CDS encoding type II/IV secretion system protein, translated as MARSLLDCIAYRGLISQTELEAAVEESLSREVDLETILLEKYRVPRAALGSALSEFYQCPYVSYDERTVIDPELLKNLSFDYLRRNSWIPMKRQGTVLDIVINDPHDLEKGLDIRRAFPGTTVRFSVGLRRDIEQYLLVATGQANGGSITEILGELVDEAGIERHGDGESGEIDENDSAIVRLTNQIIAEAYRLGASDVHVEPYSDRKETAVRFRVDGTCFTYMRIPAVYRRAIVSRLKIMANLDIAERRKPQDGKIRYKLAKDREIELRVATLPTAGSNEDVVLRLLTAKETMPLEAMDFSPDVLETVKALSERPHGIFLCVGPTGSGKTTTLHAVMQHINTDERKIWTAEDPIEITQEGLRQVQVHPKIGFTFASAMRAFLRADPDVIMIGEMRDKETADTAIEASLTGHLVMSTLHTNSAVETVTRLLDMGCDSFNFADAMLGILAMRLCKRLCLQCKEGYHPTQQEYDELVQGYGARYWDKLGVMYTDDFTLYRGKGCDVCNHSGFKGRVALHELLVASEDIKNLIQGRARTAEILSVAMRDGMATLLQNGIQKVLKGVTTYRQVRAVAIK; from the coding sequence ATGGCGCGCAGTCTTTTGGACTGTATCGCCTATCGTGGGCTCATCAGTCAGACCGAACTCGAAGCGGCGGTGGAGGAATCGTTATCAAGGGAAGTAGATCTGGAAACCATCTTGCTCGAGAAGTATCGTGTGCCGAGAGCCGCACTCGGATCAGCGCTCAGCGAATTCTATCAATGTCCGTATGTTTCCTATGATGAACGGACCGTCATCGACCCGGAACTCTTAAAGAACCTCAGTTTCGATTATCTCAGAAGAAACTCCTGGATTCCCATGAAGCGACAGGGAACCGTGCTTGATATCGTCATCAACGATCCCCACGACTTAGAAAAAGGTCTCGATATCCGTCGCGCGTTCCCCGGCACGACGGTCCGCTTCTCTGTCGGGCTTCGGAGGGACATCGAGCAATACCTCCTTGTCGCAACAGGCCAGGCCAATGGCGGCTCGATCACTGAGATTCTTGGGGAACTCGTCGATGAGGCCGGTATCGAGCGACACGGTGATGGCGAGTCGGGCGAGATCGATGAAAACGATTCAGCCATCGTGCGCCTGACCAACCAGATTATCGCCGAAGCGTATCGATTAGGGGCGTCCGATGTGCACGTAGAGCCCTATTCGGATCGCAAAGAAACAGCTGTGCGGTTCCGTGTCGATGGGACGTGTTTTACGTACATGCGGATCCCGGCAGTCTATCGACGAGCCATTGTCTCGCGTCTGAAGATCATGGCCAACTTGGATATTGCCGAGCGAAGGAAACCTCAAGACGGAAAGATCCGTTATAAATTGGCGAAGGATCGGGAAATCGAATTACGCGTCGCCACATTGCCGACCGCAGGAAGCAATGAAGATGTCGTGCTGCGTCTTCTGACCGCCAAGGAAACGATGCCGTTGGAGGCGATGGACTTTTCGCCGGACGTGCTGGAGACCGTCAAGGCGCTTTCCGAGCGTCCACATGGAATTTTCCTCTGTGTGGGACCGACCGGCTCAGGGAAAACCACCACGTTGCATGCCGTCATGCAACACATCAACACGGATGAGCGAAAAATTTGGACCGCCGAAGACCCCATCGAGATCACACAGGAGGGTCTCAGGCAAGTGCAGGTGCATCCAAAGATCGGGTTTACCTTTGCCTCGGCGATGCGCGCATTCCTTCGAGCCGACCCGGACGTGATCATGATCGGAGAGATGCGCGATAAAGAAACGGCCGATACTGCGATAGAAGCCTCGCTCACCGGTCATCTGGTGATGAGCACGCTGCATACCAACAGTGCGGTAGAAACCGTCACTCGATTACTGGATATGGGGTGCGATTCGTTCAACTTTGCGGATGCGATGTTGGGGATACTCGCGATGCGTCTCTGTAAACGTCTTTGCCTCCAGTGCAAAGAGGGCTATCATCCGACTCAACAGGAATACGACGAATTGGTGCAAGGCTACGGAGCGCGGTATTGGGATAAGCTTGGCGTGATGTACACCGACGACTTCACTCTCTATCGTGGAAAGGGTTGTGATGTCTGCAATCACAGTGGGTTTAAGGGACGGGTGGCGTTGCATGAACTCCTGGTCGCATCTGAGGACATCAAAAACCTGATTCAAGGGAGGGCGCGAACGGCTGAAATCCTCAGTGTGGCAATGCGCGATGGAATGGCCACACTGCTGCAAAATGGCATTCAAAAAGTGCTGAAGGGTGTTACGACATACCGGCAGGTCCGCGCCGTAGCGATAAAGTAG
- a CDS encoding prepilin-type N-terminal cleavage/methylation domain-containing protein, with protein MNGSLQQNGFSLVEVMVAMMISGIALMGALGAVEVSSRHLQQGGLSHQALELAQARLEVKRSVRWQSLLEDDLDRDGVPETFMADDGRGYDVTAGDGIYTAMHERDGVTVVWTIEGERPGPLSASGMVTIRAVASYPGLRGQPREIHVATIRANPGYVGQQ; from the coding sequence ATGAACGGCTCACTTCAACAGAACGGATTCAGTCTTGTCGAGGTGATGGTGGCGATGATGATTTCCGGAATCGCGTTGATGGGGGCACTGGGCGCGGTGGAGGTTTCGTCGAGGCATCTGCAACAGGGTGGCCTGAGCCATCAGGCATTGGAACTGGCCCAGGCCAGATTGGAAGTGAAGCGTTCTGTTCGCTGGCAGTCACTTCTGGAGGATGATCTGGATCGCGATGGTGTTCCTGAAACGTTCATGGCCGATGACGGCCGAGGCTACGACGTCACCGCGGGCGATGGGATCTACACGGCCATGCATGAGCGCGATGGGGTGACGGTTGTGTGGACAATCGAAGGTGAGCGTCCGGGACCACTGAGTGCGTCCGGCATGGTGACCATCCGAGCGGTCGCTTCCTATCCTGGGTTGCGAGGGCAACCGAGAGAAATCCATGTGGCGACTATTCGAGCCAATCCCGGATATGTGGGGCAGCAATGA
- a CDS encoding prepilin-type N-terminal cleavage/methylation domain-containing protein encodes MRQDGKTLTELMVVVGIIGMVSIMAIPNLLGLNSRTQVRCTTEEVASELRLAKQLALTYRDRVRILIDMEQQELITQFVNGGTIHHVYRYGGKGLVIEEPSTGPEIQFHPSGRSATATTILLRSHEGQTQKLTVSLTGRVSIL; translated from the coding sequence ATGAGGCAGGACGGTAAAACTTTGACGGAGCTGATGGTCGTTGTGGGAATCATCGGCATGGTCTCGATCATGGCCATTCCCAACCTCTTGGGCCTCAACTCACGTACGCAGGTCCGCTGTACCACGGAGGAGGTCGCCTCGGAACTGCGCCTTGCGAAGCAGCTCGCGTTGACCTATCGCGATCGGGTTCGGATCCTCATCGATATGGAGCAACAGGAACTGATTACGCAGTTCGTCAACGGCGGCACCATTCACCATGTGTATCGCTATGGGGGGAAGGGTCTTGTGATCGAGGAACCAAGTACAGGGCCGGAGATCCAGTTTCATCCCAGCGGGCGATCGGCCACTGCAACGACGATTCTACTACGCAGCCATGAGGGCCAGACCCAAAAACTCACCGTGAGCCTTACGGGTCGGGTATCAATCCTATGA